A portion of the Glycine max cultivar Williams 82 chromosome 10, Glycine_max_v4.0, whole genome shotgun sequence genome contains these proteins:
- the LOC106794728 gene encoding uncharacterized protein has product MTMKLALWNENDYLCKNFILNGLADNLYDYYSPYKSAKLVWLALEKKYDTEEAETKKYVVSRYLKYQMTDDKSVESQSHETQKIAYDIISDGMALDEQFQVAVIIDKLPPGWKDFKNLLRHKTKEFSLDSLITRLRIEEEARRQDQKDEVLVVSHNNTKRKNTGVVLKPIGKNFKNQNRNVSNTSNRNKNPPRVQHARQHPPTKNNPGESFLCYNYGKPGHMARKC; this is encoded by the coding sequence ATGACTATGAAATTAGCTCTctggaatgaaaatgattacctatgcaagaatttcattctgaatGGGTTAGCTGATAATCTATATGATTATTATAGCCCATATAAGTCTGCCAAATTAGTTTGGCTGGCTTTGGAAAAGAAGTATGATACTGAGGAAGCTGAGACTAAAAAGTATGTTGTTAGCCGCTACCTCAAGTATCAAATGACTGATGATAAATCAGTAGAGTCTCAATCCCATGAGACACAGAAAATTGCTTATGATATCATATCAGATGGTATGGCATTGGATGAGCAATTTCAGGTTGCTGTCATCATAGACAAATTGCCTCCTGGCTGGAAGGATTTCAAAAACCTTCTCAGACACAAGACCAAAGAATTCTCTTTGGATTCTCTGATCACACGTCTGCGCATTGAGGAAGAGGCACGCAGACAAGATCAGAAAGATGAAGTGTTGGTTGTGTCTCACAACAACACTAAAAGGAAGAACACAGGTGTAGTTCTGAAGCCTATTGGCAAAAACTTTAAGAATCAGAACCGCAATGTGAGCAATACCTCCAACCGCAACAAGAACCCCCCAAGGGTCCAACATGCTAGACAACATCCACCTACCAAGAATAATCCCGGTGAGTCATTCCTCTGCTACAATTATGGCAAACCAGGACATATGGCACGTAAATGCTGA
- the LOC100809651 gene encoding F-box/kelch-repeat protein At1g57790-like — MPGRRRRKLKSLSDTITDSRRASVEVENEYLELQTWSDLPTELLELILSRLSLDDNVRASVVCKRWHSVATSVCVVNQSPWLMYFPKFGDWYEFYDPAHRKTYSIELPELRGSRVCYTKDGWLLLYRPRTHRVFFFNPFTMEIIKLPRFEMSYQIVAFSCAPTSPDCVLFTVKHVSPTVVAISTCYPGATEWTTLSYQNRLPFVSSIWNKLVFCNGLFYCLSLTGWLGVFNSSERTWSVLSVPPPKCPENFFAKNWWKGKFMTEHEGDIIVIYTCSSENPIIFKLDQMLMEWEEMTTLDGVTLFASFLSSHARIDLPGIMRNSVYFSKVRFYGKRCISFSLDDCRYYPRKQWHDWGEQDPFENIWIEPPKDFSGFT; from the exons ATGCCcgggagaaggagaaggaagtTGAAATC GTTGAGTGATACAATTACCGACAGCAGACGGGCATCAGTGGAGGTGGAAAATGAATATTTAGAGCTGCAAACTTGGTCTGATCTCCCTACTGAACTCTTGGAATTAATACTATCCCGTTTAAGTCTAGATGATAATGTTCGAGCTTCGGTTGTTTGTAAGAGATGGCATTCTGTTGCCACTTCTGTATGTGTGGTAAACCAATCACCATGGCTAATGTATTTTCCGAAATTTGGTGACTGGTATGAATTCTATGACCCCGCGCACCGCAAAACCTATTCCATCGAGTTGCCAGAGTTGAGGGGATCTAGAGTTTGTTACACCAAAGATGGTTGGTTACTGCTATACCGACCCAGAACTCACCGTGTGTTCTTCTTCAATCCCTTTACTATGGAGATTATCAAGCTGCCAAGGTTTGAGATGTCATACCAAATAGTTGCCTTCTCTTGTGCTCCAACATCACCTGACTGTGTTCTGTTTACTGTTAAGCATGTTAGTCCTACTGTTGTGGCCATCAGCACATGTTACCCCGGGGCAACAGAATGGACCACTCTTAGTTACCAAAACCGCTTGCCCTTTGTCAGTAGCATCTGGAATAAGCTTGTGTTTTGTAATGGACTCTTCTATTGCTTGAGTCTCACAGGTTGGCTAGGGGTGTTTAACTCATCTGAACGCACTTGGAGTGTTCTTTCAGTACCTCCACCCAAGTGCCCAGAGAATTTTTTTGCCAAAAATTGGTGGAAGGGAAAATTCATGACAGAGCATGAGGGAGATATAATAGTAATTTATACATGTTCTAGTGAAAATCCCATTATTTTTAAGCTAGATCAGATGTTAATGGAATGGGAAGAGATGACAACACTGGATGGAGTAACTCTTTTTGCTAGTTTCTTGTCTTCTCATGCAAGGATTGATCTCCCCGGAATAATGAGAAATAGTGTCTACTTCTCTAAAGTTCGTTTTTATGGAAAGCGCTGCATATCATTCTCTCTTGATGACTGTAGATACTATCCTCGTAAGCAGTGGCATGACTGGGGAGAACAAGACCCTTTtgaaaacatatggattgaaccACCAAAAGATTTCTCTGGGTTCACATGA
- the LOC100802723 gene encoding uncharacterized protein, whose protein sequence is MPQMDLETLVSACAGGCSDQKIACEPHADEGDHGGRLPDSPPESFWLSGDAEYDWWDRNAVYERNESTKGNSIISSTNLNSNSNNNSQRFSKNLKSKAAIIGLPKPQKATFADAKSRRNHRPPGNARLFPKRSASVGGKLEGSVVEPSSPKVSCIGRVRSKRDRNRRLRTRQRSISSSTATAATTGSISSAVTRQKSTRSQRKKTGFFESVRAIFRHGRRGKPVQKPDLPQEDSSSSKMKKKRSYGKKARGSTTSSTTNRNDASFEESFSSAAPPPGLGSVNRFASGRRSESWGVGDSEIRVLH, encoded by the coding sequence ATGCCACAGATGGATTTGGAAACGCTGGTTTCCGCCTGCGCCGGCGGTTGCTCCGACCAGAAAATCGCCTGCGAGCCTCACGCCGACGAGGGAGACCACGGCGGCCGCCTTCCGGACTCGCCGCCGGAGTCGTTTTGGCTCTCCGGCGACGCCGAGTACGACTGGTGGGACCGCAACGCCGTTTACGAGCGAAACGAATCGACGAAAGGAAACTCAATTATTTCCTCAACGAACCTTAACTCAAACTCCAACAACAATTCTCAGCGATTCTCGAAGAACTTGAAGTCCAAAGCCGCGATTATCGGCTTGCCGAAGCCGCAGAAGGCTACCTTCGCCGACGCCAAGAGCCGCCGCAACCATCGGCCGCCGGGAAACGCCAGGCTATTCCCGAAGCGGAGCGCGTCGGTCGGCGGAAAATTGGAAGGCTCCGTCGTCGAACCGTCGTCGCCGAAGGTCTCGTGCATAGGGAGAGTGAGATCCAAGCGTGACAGAAATCGGAGATTAAGAACACGCCAGAGATCAATCTCCTCCTCCACGGCCACTGCCGCCACCACCGGTTCAATCTCCTCCGCCGTCACGAGGCAAAAATCGACGCGGAGCCAGAGGAAGAAAACCGGTTTCTTCGAAAGCGTTCGCGCGATTTTCCGGCACGGTCGCAGAGGCAAACCGGTTCAGAAACCGGATCTTCCGCAGGAAGATTCGTCGTCGtcgaagatgaagaagaagagaagttACGGTAAGAAAGCACGGGGAAGCACCACTAGCAGCACAACGAATCGAAACGACGCGTCGTTTGAAGAATCGTTTTCGAGTGCAGCACCACCTCCCGGTTTGGGTTCGGTGAACCGGTTCGCGTCTGGGAGAAGGTCTGAGTCGTGGGGAGTGGGTGACTCGGAAATCCGCGTGTTGCATTAG